The following proteins are co-located in the Vigna angularis cultivar LongXiaoDou No.4 chromosome 2, ASM1680809v1, whole genome shotgun sequence genome:
- the LOC108328016 gene encoding probable serine/threonine-protein kinase WNK5 translates to MELPDTVSTAMYKGRFCTSGGVKSQLGYVETDPSGRYGRFRDVLGKGAMKTVYRAFDELLGIEVAWNQVKLGDVFHSPEQLQRLYSEVHLLKHLNHDSMMIFYGSWIDVNNRTFNFITELFTSGTLREYRQKYKRVDMRAVKIWARQILSGLEYLHSHNPPVIHRDLKCDNIFVNGHQGRVKIGDLGLAAILRSSQHAHSVIGTPEFMAPELYEEKYNELVDIYSFGMCMIELLTFEFPYSECANPAQIYKKVTSGKLPNAFYRIPDLEAQKFVGKCLSNVSDRPSAMELLLDPFLAVDQLEIPLPPNIPLFPNHTLQLNSAPLVPIEHHHDQTKSAEMTITGSINEENNTVFLKVRISDITGHTRHVFFPFDTLKDTAIQVAMEMVQELEISHLEPLEIAAMIDHEVSALVPSWRDRVKCHHQRQHSFNYEEDEDINNHHPFFLSSSPSSPRGSGHMSASNSFKTHVRGNHYPFAQEGYQDDMFMNNDDVSSQASMNSFKCSTFQFCDPGHEDEHDGTERNKCTTLSCRGGEEGEPRLANPVLNPPRMECSCGCRFGSGHGCPRLTRIRSCPHERRSLQLQRSMMLEEIYKYKRRFFNTIGAVENIGFRHPLRGGVCFPRV, encoded by the exons ATGGAATTGCCTGATACAGTCAGTACAGCCATGTACAAGGGGAGATTCTGCACTAGTGGTGGAGTTAAGTCTCAGCTTGGATATGTTGAAACTGATCCATCTGGTCGATATGGCCGT TTCAGGGATGTTCTTGGCAAAGGAGCAATGAAGACTGTGTATAGGGCATTTGATGAGTTACTGGGGATTGAAGTAGCTTGGAACCAAGTCAAGCTTGGTGATGTCTTTCACTCACCAGAACAACTTCAGCGCCTTTATTCAGAGGTTCATCTCCTGAAGCACCTCAACCATGACTCTATGATGATCTTCTATGGTTCTTGGATCGATGTCAACAACAGAACCTTCAACTTCATCACTGAATTGTTCACCTCCGGTACACTTAGAGA gTACAGGCAAAAGTATAAGCGAGTAGATATGCGAGCAGTTAAGATCTGGGCTCGCCAGATTCTTAGTGGCTTGGAGTATTTACACAGCCATAATCCTCCTGTAATACATAGAGATCTCAAGTGTGACAACATCTTTGTCAATGGCCATCAGGGGAGGGTCAAGATTGGAGACTTAGGCCTAGCAGCTATACTTCGTAGTTCTCAACATGCCCACAGTGTCATAG GCACACCAGAATTCATGGCACCAGAACTGTATGAAGAGAAATATAACGAGCTGGTAGACATATATTCCTTTGGTATGTGCATGATAGAGTTGCTTACTTTTGAGTTCCCATACAGTGAATGCGCCAACCCAGCTCAAATATACAAGAAAGTTACTTCG GGGAAGCTACCTAATGCGTTTTACAGAATCCCAGATTTGGAAGCCCAGAAGTTTGTGGGAAAATGTTTGTCAAATGTCTCAGATAGACCATCAGCAATGGAGCTCTTGTTGGACCCTTTTTTAGCTGTGGACCAACTTGAAATTCCATTGCCACCAAACATACCATTATTTCCAAATCACACTCTACAGCTTAATTCCGCTCCACTAGTTCCCATTGAGCATCATCATGATCAAACAAAGAGTGCAGAAATGACAATTACTGGTTCAATAAACGAAGAGAACAACACAGTTTTCCTCAAAGTGAGGATCTCTGACATAACAG GGCACACGAGGCATGTGTTCTTCCCATTTGATACATTAAAAGACACGGCTATTCAGGTGGCGATGGAGATGGTGCAAGAACTTGAGATTAGCCACTTGGAACCATTAGAGATTGCTGCAATGATAGATCATGAGGTATCAGCTTTAGTTCCAAGTTGGAGGGACAGGGTTAAGTGTCACCACCAACGACAACACAGCTTTAACtacgaagaagatgaagatatcaATAACCACCACCCCTTCTTCTTATCATCTTCTCCATCATCCCCTCGTGGTTCTGGCCACATGTCTGCTTCCAACTCCTTCAAAACCCATGTTCGCGGCAATCATTACCCTTTTGCTCAAGAAGGGTATCAAG ATGACATGTTCATGAACAACGACGACGTAAGCTCTCAAGCCTCGATGAACTCCTTCAAGTGTTCAACCTTCCAATTCTGCGACCCGGGCCACGAAGACGAGCACGACGGAACCGAACGCAACAAGTGCACCACATTATCGTGCCGTGGCGGCGAAGAAGGCGAACCTCGTTTGGCGAACCCGGTTTTGAACCCGCCGCGGATGGAGTGTTCGTGCGGGTGCAGGTTTGGGTCGGGTCACGGGTGCCCGAGGCTGACTCGGATCCGGTCGTGCCCACACGAGCGACGGAGCCTGCAGCTCCAACGGTCGATGATGTTGGAGGAGATTTACAAGTACAAAAGACGCTTCTTCAACACCATTGGTGCCGTTGAGAACATCGGGTTTCGGCATCCACTAAGAGGTGGTGTGTGCTTTCCTCGTGTGTAG
- the LOC108328357 gene encoding uncharacterized protein LOC108328357 isoform X1: MRRCNSQIPASLPSPIPTGRGMRSAASETFSQFLEKSLHLPELRLPLTHLPPAPAEIDFRSLPLASADLMLRSAREFGAFRIRCHGISGVELQTMADEAESVFQKLRNVAVELNGTDGELIPSVRSSKGSMEFTVNDIIRDQADRNFWVHMGNVASRLDSVVEQVSLVLQDNTSVEFQERIQDTESVICLCRYPHDNVTKQNEDSSVKRKDRYCDHALRFYLPMEQCIFYVQTERGPLSFDTGPHNIVVIVGKQLQEWSDGKFKSVPGEMIFMPSLQSSSASFSIELICSAPSNVPSQGLNNSEDCDKIISLADQVLFVFCLIFLYNFLYFVFS; this comes from the exons ATGCGGCGCTGCAACAGCCAGATTCCGGCGTCGCTGCCGTCACCGATCCCGACTGGGAGAGGGATGCGATCCGCCGCGAGCGAGACCTTCAGCCAGTTCCTAGAGAAGTCACTGCATCTGCCGGAGCTGAGGCTACCGTTAACGCACCTCCCGCCGGCGCCGGCGGAGATTGACTTCCGGTCGCTGCCGCTGGCCTCCGCCGATCTGATGTTGCGCTCCGCCAGAGAGTTCGGGGCGTTTCGCATCCGGTGCCACGGGATCTCCGGCGTCGAGCTCCAAACTATGGCGGACGAAGCCGAGAGCGTTTTCCAGAAATTGCGAAACGTCGCCGTCGAGCTTAATGGAACTGACGGAGAACTTATTCCCAGCGTTCGCTCTAGCAAAGGGTCAATGGAATTTACCGTTAACGATATTATCCGCGATCAAGCTGATCGGAACTTTTG GGTTCACATGGGGAATGTTGCAAGTAGATTGGATAGTGTAGTTGAGCAAGTGAGTCTGGTTCTACAGGACAACACATCTGTAGAGTTTCAGGAGCGGATTCAAGATACAGAGTCTGTGATTTGCTTGTGCAGGTATCCACACGATAATGTTACCAAACAAAATGAAGACTCTTCGGTTAAGAGAAAAGACAGATATTGTGATCATGCTTTGCGTTTCTACCTTCCAATGGAACAATGTATATTTTACGTCCAAACTGAAAGAGGTCCCCTATCATTTGACACAGGTCCACATAATATTGTTGTCATAGTTGGCAAACAACTACAG GAGTGGAGTGATGGCAAATTCAAAAGTGTTCCTGGGGAAATGATCTTCATGCCGAGTTTACAGAGTAGCTCTGCTTCTTTCTCCATAGAGCTTATATGTTCAGCCCCTTCAAATGTTCCAAGTCAGGGTTTAAACAATTCTGAAGACTGTGACAAGATAATATCCTTGGCTGATCAAgttctttttgtattttgtcttatatttttatacaattttttatacttCGTGTTTTCCTGA
- the LOC108328357 gene encoding uncharacterized protein LOC108328357 isoform X2 produces the protein MRRCNSQIPASLPSPIPTGRGMRSAASETFSQFLEKSLHLPELRLPLTHLPPAPAEIDFRSLPLASADLMLRSAREFGAFRIRCHGISGVELQTMADEAESVFQKLRNVAVELNGTDGELIPSVRSSKGSMEFTVNDIIRDQADRNFWVHMGNVASRLDSVVEQVSLVLQDNTSVEFQERIQDTESVICLCRST, from the exons ATGCGGCGCTGCAACAGCCAGATTCCGGCGTCGCTGCCGTCACCGATCCCGACTGGGAGAGGGATGCGATCCGCCGCGAGCGAGACCTTCAGCCAGTTCCTAGAGAAGTCACTGCATCTGCCGGAGCTGAGGCTACCGTTAACGCACCTCCCGCCGGCGCCGGCGGAGATTGACTTCCGGTCGCTGCCGCTGGCCTCCGCCGATCTGATGTTGCGCTCCGCCAGAGAGTTCGGGGCGTTTCGCATCCGGTGCCACGGGATCTCCGGCGTCGAGCTCCAAACTATGGCGGACGAAGCCGAGAGCGTTTTCCAGAAATTGCGAAACGTCGCCGTCGAGCTTAATGGAACTGACGGAGAACTTATTCCCAGCGTTCGCTCTAGCAAAGGGTCAATGGAATTTACCGTTAACGATATTATCCGCGATCAAGCTGATCGGAACTTTTG GGTTCACATGGGGAATGTTGCAAGTAGATTGGATAGTGTAGTTGAGCAAGTGAGTCTGGTTCTACAGGACAACACATCTGTAGAGTTTCAGGAGCGGATTCAAGATACAGAGTCTGTGATTTGCTTGTGCAG GTCCACATAA